A DNA window from Brassica napus cultivar Da-Ae chromosome A4, Da-Ae, whole genome shotgun sequence contains the following coding sequences:
- the LOC106446337 gene encoding phragmoplastin DRP1A, with protein sequence MENLISLVNKIQRACTALGDHGDSSALPTLWDSLPAIAVVGGQSSGKSSVLESIVGKDFLPRGSGIVTRRPLVLQLQKIDDGAREYAEFLHLPRKRFTDFAAVRKEIQDETDRETGRSKAISSVPIHLSIYSPNVVNLTLIDLPGLTKVAVEGQSENIVKDIENMVRSYIEKPNCIILAISPANQDLATSDAIKISREVDPSGERTFGVLTKIDLMDKGTDAVEILEGKSFKLKYPWVGVVNRSQADINKNVDMIAARRREREYFSNTTEYRHLAHKMGSEHLAKMLSKHLEHVIKSRIPGIQSLINKTVLELESELSRLGKPIAADAGGKLYSIMEICRLFDQIFKDHLDGVRAGGEKVYNVFDNQLPAALKRLQFDKQLAMDNIRKLVTEADGYQPHLIAPEQGYRRLIESSIVSIRGPAEASVDTVHAILKDLVHKSVNETVELKQYPALRVEVTNAAIESLDKMREGSKKATLQLVDMECSYLTVDFFRKLPQDAEKGGNPTHSIFDRYNDSYLRRIGSNVLSYVNMVCAGLRNSIPKSIVYCQVREAKRSLLDHFFAELGTMDMKRLSSLLNEDPAVMERRSAISKRLELYRAAQSEIDAVAWSK encoded by the exons ATGGAGAATCTGATATCTCTGGTAAACAAGATACAGAGAGCTTGCACGGCTCTCGGAGACCATGGAGACTCTAGCGCCCTCCCTACTCTCTGGGATTCCTTGCCTGCCATCGCCGTCGTTGGTGGTCAG AGCTCTGGGAAGTCTTCAGTCCTGGAGAGCATCGTCGGGAAGGACTTTTTACCCCGTGGATCTG GTATCGTTACACGAAGGCCCCTTGTCTTACAGTTGCAGAAGATTGATGATGGAGCCCGGGAGTATGCTGAGTTCCTTCACCTCCCCAGGAAAAGGTTCACCGATTTTG CTGCTGTGAGGAAGGAGATCCAAGATGAGACTGACAGGGAGACTGGACGCAGCAAGGCCATTTCTAGTGTTCCCATTCACCTTAGCATTTACTCTCCCAATG TTGTCAACTTGACATTGATTGATCTTCCAGGTCTTACAAAAGTTGCTGTTG AGGGACAATCTGAAAATATAGTCAAGGACATTGAAAACATGGTCCGGTCCTACATTGAAAAG CCCAACTGCATTATTTTGGCAATTTCACCTGCAAATCAAGATCTTGCTACTTCAGACGCAATTAAAATTTCCCGTGAAGTTGATCCATCTG GGGAGAGAACATTTGGTGTCTTGACAAAGATTGATCTTATGGACAAGGGGACAGATGCAGTGGAA ATTCTGGAAGGAAAATCTTTTAAACTCAAATATCCATGGGTTGGAGTTGTCAACCGCTCCCAAGCAGATATTAACAAGAATGTCGACATGATTGCGGCTCGAAGAAGAGAGAGGGAGTACTTTTCCAATACTACAGAGTATAGGCACCTTGCACATAAAATGGGTTCCGAGCATTTAGCAAAGATGCTCTCCAAG CATCTAGAGCATGTGATCAAGTCAAGAATTCCAGGGATCCAGTCGCTTATTAACAAAACAGTGTTAGAGCTGGAATCTGAACTTAGTCGCCTTGGAAAGCCTATTGCAGCTGATGCTGGG GGGAAGTTGTATTCAATAATGGAGATATGTCGGCTCTTTGATCAAATATTCAAGGACCATCTCGATGGAGT GCGTGCTGGTGGTGAAAAGGTGTACAACGTGTTTGATAACCAGCTTCCGGCGGCTCTGAAGAGACTTCAATTTGACAAGCAGCTAGCAATGGACAACATCCGCAAGCTGGTCACTGAGGCTGACGGTTACCAGCCTCACTTGATTGCCCCTGAGCAAGGTTACCGTCGTCTCATTGAGTCTTCTATTGTGTCCATCCGAGGCCCTGCTGAAGCATCTGTTGACACT GTTCATGCGATATTGAAGGATCTGGTTCACAAATCTGTGAATGAGACGGTG GAATTAAAGCAATACCCAGCTCTGAGAGTGGAGGTGACAAACGCGGCCATAGAGTCGTTGGACAAAATGCGGGAGGGAAGTAAGAAAGCAACATTGCAGCTGGTAGACATGGAGTGCAGTTATCTCACTGTAGATTTCTTCAGGAAGCTTCCCCAGGATGCTGAGAAGGGTGGTAACCCTACGCACTCCATTTTCGACCGCTACAACGACTCCTATCTCAGACGAATCG GATCCAATGTTCTGTCTTACGTGAACATGGTCTGTGCTGGACTGCGGAATTCAATCCCCAAGTCCATCGTCTACTGCCAAGTCCGAGAAGCCAAGCGCAGCCTCCTCGACCATTTCTTTGCCGAGCTCGGTACCATGGAC ATGAAGAGGCTCTCATCACTTTTGAACGAAGATCCAGCGGTCATGGAGAGACGCAGCGCCATATCTAAGAGGCTGGAGTTGTACCGAGCTGCCCAATCGGAGATTGACGCAGTCGCTTGGTCCAAATGA
- the LOC106446332 gene encoding putative nuclease HARBI1 produces MIAGEETATSGDCIIPNKEVAISDSDKFVTQILNGPNEQCQENFRMDKPVFYKLCHILQTRGLLRHTNRIKIEEQLAIFLFIIGHNLRTRAVQELFGYSGETISRHFNNVLNAVTSISTSFFQSTSPDVDQSDPYFKDCIGVVDCIHMPVMVGVDEQGPFRNGHNGLLTQNVLVASSFDLRFNYVLAGWEGSASDQQVLDAALTRPNKLQVPQGKYYIVDSKYQNLPGFIAPYRGGVSEPKGVFNERHKVLHRAVDRALGALKERFPILLSAPPYPLQTQVKLVIAACALHNYVRLEKPDDFVFRMFEEDTLLAETTEEEDRGMALGEEENEGHEHGLFGPEEVEDSLRLRDEIASNLWNHYVQNLPTF; encoded by the exons ATGATCGCCGGCGAAGAAACAGCTACCAGTGGAGATTGCATTATTCCCAATAAAGAAGTTGCAATTTCAGATTCCGACAAGTTCGTCACCCAAATCCTCAACGGCCCCAACGAACAATGCCAAGAGAATTTCCGAATGGACAAGCCCGTCTTCTACAAGCTCTGCCACATCCTCCAAACCCGAGGCTTGCTACGCCACACCAACCGAATCAAGATCGAGGAGCAGCTCGccatcttcctcttcatcatcgGCCACAACCTCCGCACTCGCGCCGTCCAAGAGCTCTTCGGATACTCCGGCGAAACAATCAGCCGCCACTTCAACAACGTGCTCAACGCCGTCACCTCAATCTCCACGAGTTTCTTTCAATCCACCAGCCCCGATGTTGATCAGTCCGATCCTTATTTTAAAGATTGTATTGGAGTCGTTGATTGCATACACATGCCTGTGATGGTCGGCGTCGACGAGCAAGGTCCTTTCCGTAACGGCCATAACGGACTGCTCACGCAGAACGTGCTCGTTGCTTCTTCATTTGATCTCAG GTTCAACTACGTCTTAGCTGGTTGGGAAGGTTCGGCTTCTGATCAGCAAGTTCTCGACGCTGCTTTGACTCGGCCTAACAAGCTGCAAGTCCCTCAAGGGAAGTACTACATTGTGGACAGTAAGTACCAGAATCTTCCGGGGTTTATAGCGCCGTATCGTGGAGGTGTTTCAGAACCCAAGGGGGTGTTCAACGAGCGGCACAAGGTGTTGCATCGAGCGGTTGACAGAGCTTTGGGAGCCTTGAAAGAACGGTTTCCGATTCTGCTATCGGCTCCTCCGTATCCTCTTCAAACGCAGGTGAAGCTGGTGATTGCGGCGTGTGCGTTGCACAACTATGTGCGCTTGGAGAAGCCTGATGATTTTGTGTTTAGGATGTTTGAAGAAGATACGTTGTTGGCAGAaacaacagaagaagaagatagaggAATGGCATTGGGGGAGGAGGAGAATGAGGGACATGAACATGGTTTGTTTGGACCGGAAGAAGTGGAAGATAGTTTGAGGTTAAGAGATGAGATCGCATCTAACCTCTGGAACCATTATGTCCAAAACCTGCCAACCTTCTAA
- the LOC106446329 gene encoding MYG1 protein-like has product MFPVTKGLIRNFFNPLPLVAAAMAPSTAAVKVYSTTTPTSPSEVSVKRVGTHNGSFHCDEALGCFMIRLSDKFSGADIFRTRDPKILAELDAVLDVGGVYDPHHDRYDHHQKGFEEVFGHGFNTKLSNAGLVYKHFGKEIIAKELNVDQDHPDVLRLFLAVYKSFMEAIDAVDNGINQYDTDKPPRYVNNTHLSSRVGRLNLDWIDPDQSQEKENEAFQLAMALAGEEFLQSVRFHVRSWLPARSIVMQCLEERFKTDPSGEIMVLKQFCPWKLHLFELEQEMKIQPLIKYVIYQDERGKQWRVQAVAVAPDRFENRKGLPEQWRGLRDEQLSEAAEIPGCVFVHMSGFIGGNQSYDGALSMARTALTL; this is encoded by the exons ATGTTTCCTGTGACCAAGGGTTTAATCAGAAACTTCTTCAATCCTCTCCCTCTAGTCGCAGCAGCTATGGCTCCTTCTACCGCCGCCGTTAAGGTTTACTCTACTACCACTCCCACCTCTCCTTCGGAAGTTTCCGTCAAGAGAGTCGGTACTCATAACGGAAGCTTTCACTGCGACGAAGCTCTCGGTTGCTTCATGATCCGCCTCTCCGATAAATTCTCCGGCGCCGATATCTTCCGTACTCGTGACCCCAAG ATATTGGCAGAGCTTGATGCAGTGCTTGACGTTGGAGGCGTTTATGATCCCCACCATGACCGCTATGATCATCACCAGAAAGGCTTTGAAGAGGTGTTTGGGCACGGATTCAACACCAAGCTCAGCAATGCCGGTCTCGTTTACAAG CATTTTGGAAAGGAGATCATAGCTAAGGAACTTAACGTCGACCAAGATCACCCTGATGTCCTTCGCTTGTTTCTAGCTGTCTACAAGAGCTTCATGGAG GCAATTGATGCTGTGGACAACGGAATAAACCAGTATGATACTGATAAGCCTCCTAGATACGTGAACAACACACATCTGTCTTCAAGGGTTGGAAGATTAAATCTTGATTGGATTGATCCTGACCAGTCACAGGAGAAGGAGAATGAGGCTTTCCAGCTTGCTATGGCTCTTGCTGGCGAAGAGTTCCTCCAA AGTGTAAGGTTTCATGTAAGGTCGTGGTTACCGGCTCGATCAATAGTGATGCAATGTCTTGAAGAAAGATTCAAGACAGATCCAAGTGGGGAGATCATGGTATTGAAACAATTCTGCCCT TGGAAGCTTCACTTGTTCGAGCTTGAGCAAGAGATGAAGATCCAACCCCTCATCAAGTACGTCATCTACCAGGACGAGCGAGGAAAGCAGTGGCGAGTTCAGGCAGTGGCGGTTGCACCGGACAGGTTTGAGAACCGAAAGGGTCTTCCTGAGCAATGGAGAGGACTTAGAGATGAGCAACTCTCCGAAGCTGCCGAGATCCCAGGTTGCGTGTTTGTTCACATGAGCGGCTTTATAGGCGGAAACCAGTCCTATGACGGCGCTTTATCCATGGCTCGAACTGCTCTCACTCTCTAA
- the LOC125608181 gene encoding uncharacterized protein LOC125608181: MAAKDLVTKGLRRTIGTGEDTLVWQDPWLPDETARPPTITHDYDPNLRVYDLIDPVEKEWDNSKLRSLLHPNDIPLVRSLNLKRNPGRDGYCWNLTTSGKYSVKSGYMLARSKPDEDTEFRNQLPSLNPLKEKIWKAKTGKKI; this comes from the coding sequence ATGGCTGCAAAAGATCTTGTCACTAAAGGTCTTAGACGAACAATAGGAACAGGGGAAGATACACTGGTTTGGCAAGACCCGTGGTTACCGGATGAGACCGCCAGGCCTCCTACGATAACACATGATTATGATCCGAACCTGAGAGTGTATGACCTAATCGATCCTGTGGAAAAAGAATGGGACAATTCTAAACTCAGGAGTTTGCTCCACCCCAACGACATACCGTTGGTTCGAAGCTTAAATCTCAAGAGAAATCCCGGTCGGGATGGATATTGCTGGAACCTAACCACTTCTGGGAAATACTCGGTCAAGTCAGGCTATATGCTTGCAAGATCAAAACCAGACGAGGATACTGAATTTAGGAACCAGCTACCTTCCCTCAACCCGCTCAAGGAAAAAATTTGGAAAGCCAAAACCGGGAAAAAAATCTGA
- the LOC106446333 gene encoding protein ABIL4-like isoform X2 produces the protein MESSTSLAIVLHQSSNHDELSMQQTLQFSQTLKDLKNLRKQLYSAAEYFETSYGKEEHKETVIETLKEYAAKAVVNTVDHLGSVSDKFNSFLSDNSAHFSTTRLRLSSLEQRMKLCREYMGKSGSSQHRFQVQSPHHHNRYFFPQHGRGTSFAAGDDSHRFKSAVRSTILENHPNTARKTSKTGSFSFLHNNISNITPSKITKSPMRFPLMRSGSLLKRSSSPSQPRLLALPEPQRAISMSTSREIVEIKQKSTLRKGKKSLMLKALMSMSSKSRN, from the exons ATGGAGAGCTCAACATCTTTAGCCATCGTTCTTCATCAGTCTTCCAATCATGACGAACTTTCCATGCAGCAGACTCTTCAATTCTCACAAACTCTCAAG GATTTAAAGAACTTGCGGAAACAGTTATACTCAGCTGCTGAGTACTTCGAAACATCTTAtggcaaagaagaacacaaagAAAC GGTGATAGAGACGTTGAAAGAATATGCAGCCAAGGCAGTAGTGAACACAGTTGACCATCTCGGTTCTGTCTCTGATAAATTCAACTCTTTTCTCTCTGATAACTCAGCCCATTTTTCCACCACTCGTCTTCGTTTATCTTCTCTCGAACAA aggatgaaactatgcagaGAGTACATGGGAAAGAGTGGGAGTTCTCAGCATCGCTTTCAAGTTCAATCTCCTCACCATCATAACCGTTATTTCTTCCCTC AACATGGAAGAGGCACAAGTTTCGCTGCAGGAGATGACTCACATCGGTTCAAGAGTG CTGTTCGATCAACAATACTAGAAAACCACCCAAATACTGCAAGGAAAACCAGCAAGACAGGAAGCTTCTCCTTTTTGCACAACAACATCAGCAACATAACACCAA GTAAAATAACAAAGTCTCCTATGAGATTTCCTCTCATGCGTTCAGGATCTCTACTAAAACGTTCAAGCTCCCCAAGTCAGCCAAGACTACTG GCGTTACCGGAACCACAAAGAGCGATATCTATGTCGACAAGTAGAGAGATAGTGGAGATAAAGCAAAAATCTACATTGAGAAAGGGGAAGAAGAGTCTGATGCTGAAGGCATTGATGAGTATGAGCAGCAAGTCCAGAAACTAA
- the LOC125607963 gene encoding DCD domain-containing protein NRP-like: MDNNNNQQSFWQFSDQLRVQTPHNLANLSLNDSIWSTKRTDGRRNFDIAASDKNHVEYHNNNNNKASSDINNKSSSTWNNWKHSIPNGFGPVGSKSTSTTNVNFNHTDKLTTSPFNDTWQFNSDNVNGGFNKGIYSSPSPAPKSSYGFNLKSKGIINEDHHQIPKKNRKNQNHHKNNNKKEDDGLDKRFKTLPPAEALPRNETIGGYVFVCNNDTMEENLKRQVFGLPPRYRDSVRAITPGLPLFLYNYSTHQLHGIYEAASFGGTNIELNAFEDKKCPGESRFPAQVRAVTRKVCLPLEEDSFRPILHHYDGPKFRLELSVPEVLSLLDVFAEQNP; this comes from the coding sequence atggataaTAACAATAATCAGCAATCGTTTTGGCAGTTCAGCGACCAGTTAAGAGTCCAGACGCCTCACAACCTGGCGAATCTGTCGTTAAACGACTCCATCTGGAGCACCAAACGCACCGACGGCCGTAGAAACTTCGACATCGCCGCCTCCGACAAAAACCATGTCGAGtatcacaacaacaacaacaacaaggcTTCTTCCGACATCAACAACAAGTCTTCTTCCACGTGGAACAACTGGAAGCACTCCATCCCCAACGGTTTCGGACCCGTCGGCTCAAAATCCACATCCACCACCAACGTCAATTTCAACCACACCGACAAACTCACCACCAGCCCTTTCAACGACACGTGGCAATTCAACTCCGACAACGTCAACGGCGGTTTCAACAAGGGCATCTACTCTTCTCCATCCCCCGCGCCCAAGAGCAGCTATGGCTTCAACTTGAAGAGCAAAGGGATCATCAATGAAGATCATCATCAGATCCCCAAGAAGAATAGGAAGAATCAGAATCATCAtaagaacaacaacaagaaagaagatgatgGTTTGGACAAGAGGTTCAAGACTCTTCCTCCCGCGGAGGCTCTCCCCAGGAACGAGACCATCGGCGGCTACGTCTTCGTCTGCAACAACGACACCATGGAGGAGAATCTCAAGCGCCAGGTTTTCGGTTTGCCTCCCAGGTACAGGGACTCCGTCAGAGCCATCACTCCGGGGCTTCCTCTCTTCCTCTACAACTACTCCACTCACCAGCTTCACGGTATCTACGAGGCGGCGAGCTTCGGGGGAACGAACATTGAGCTGAACGCTTTTGAGGACAAGAAATGTCCGGGAGAGTCTCGGTTCCCTGCTCAGGTGAGGGCTGTGACGAGGAAGGTGTGTTTGCCGCTGGAGGAAGACTCTTTCAGGCCCATTCTGCATCACTACGACGGCCCTAAGTTCCGCCTCGAACTCAGCGTCCCTGAGGTGCTTTCTCTTTTGGACGTTTTTGCTGAGCAAAACCCTTGA
- the LOC106446331 gene encoding uncharacterized protein LOC106446331, with the protein MASPSTWWLSFPGSVYAKPRLLSSSTALPLAYHPVQNPNNSKLCSRNGKVERLICRADFSQEAPLATAIGACILSSFVFPVAKRVEDEEEENSAIVSTDMRLAAMGIISFIPYFNWLSWVFAWLDTGKTRYSVYALVYLLPYLSSNLSISPEESWLPITSIVLGIIHVQLEASIANGDVQTLAFFRDPSKESIHFDKKHSKENDIDD; encoded by the exons ATGGCGTCTCCGTCGACTTGGTGGCTTTCATTCCCCGGTTCTGTCTATGCCAAACCGCGCCTACTTTCTTCTTCTACGGCGCTTCCTCTAGCTTACCATCCCGTACAAAACCCTAACAACAGCAAG CTGTGTAGTAGGAATGGTAAGGTGGAGCGATTAATTTGCAGGGCGGATTTTTCACAGGAAGCGCCGCTAGCGACGGCAATAGGCGCGTGCATACTGAGTTCGTTTGTTTTTCCGGTGGCGAAGAGAgtggaggatgaagaagaggagaatTCAGCTATAGTGTCAACAGATATGAGATTAGCAGCCATGGGAATCATCAGCTTCATCCCTTACTTCAATTGGCTG AGTTGGGTGTTTGCTTGGCTTGACACTGGGAAAACGCGTTACTCTGTCTATGCTCTCGTTTATCTCCTTCCCTATCTCAG CTCAAACCTGTCGATTTCCCCGGAAGAGAGCTGGTTGCCCATTACAAGCATCGTCTTGGGCATCATTCATGTTCag CTTGAAGCAAGTATCGCAAATGGTGATGTTCAGACTCTTGCATTCTTCAGAGACCCATCAAAGGAAAGTATCCATTTTGACAAGAAACATTCCAAG GAGAATGACATTGACGATTAA
- the LOC106446333 gene encoding protein ABIL4-like isoform X1, translating to MESSTSLAIVLHQSSNHDELSMQQTLQFSQTLKDLKNLRKQLYSAAEYFETSYGKEEHKETVIETLKEYAAKAVVNTVDHLGSVSDKFNSFLSDNSAHFSTTRLRLSSLEQRMKLCREYMGKSGSSQHRFQVQSPHHHNRYFFPQEHGRGTSFAAGDDSHRFKSAVRSTILENHPNTARKTSKTGSFSFLHNNISNITPSKITKSPMRFPLMRSGSLLKRSSSPSQPRLLALPEPQRAISMSTSREIVEIKQKSTLRKGKKSLMLKALMSMSSKSRN from the exons ATGGAGAGCTCAACATCTTTAGCCATCGTTCTTCATCAGTCTTCCAATCATGACGAACTTTCCATGCAGCAGACTCTTCAATTCTCACAAACTCTCAAG GATTTAAAGAACTTGCGGAAACAGTTATACTCAGCTGCTGAGTACTTCGAAACATCTTAtggcaaagaagaacacaaagAAAC GGTGATAGAGACGTTGAAAGAATATGCAGCCAAGGCAGTAGTGAACACAGTTGACCATCTCGGTTCTGTCTCTGATAAATTCAACTCTTTTCTCTCTGATAACTCAGCCCATTTTTCCACCACTCGTCTTCGTTTATCTTCTCTCGAACAA aggatgaaactatgcagaGAGTACATGGGAAAGAGTGGGAGTTCTCAGCATCGCTTTCAAGTTCAATCTCCTCACCATCATAACCGTTATTTCTTCCCTC AAGAACATGGAAGAGGCACAAGTTTCGCTGCAGGAGATGACTCACATCGGTTCAAGAGTG CTGTTCGATCAACAATACTAGAAAACCACCCAAATACTGCAAGGAAAACCAGCAAGACAGGAAGCTTCTCCTTTTTGCACAACAACATCAGCAACATAACACCAA GTAAAATAACAAAGTCTCCTATGAGATTTCCTCTCATGCGTTCAGGATCTCTACTAAAACGTTCAAGCTCCCCAAGTCAGCCAAGACTACTG GCGTTACCGGAACCACAAAGAGCGATATCTATGTCGACAAGTAGAGAGATAGTGGAGATAAAGCAAAAATCTACATTGAGAAAGGGGAAGAAGAGTCTGATGCTGAAGGCATTGATGAGTATGAGCAGCAAGTCCAGAAACTAA